The genome window TAGCAGGAGAAACTACAGACGAATCAGATTCAGACACAGTGGACGTAGAGTTCCACGAAGACGACGAGTAATTGAGGTGAAATGCTGATGGCTGCTCCCGAAAAAAAAGATTATTACGAAATATTGAATGTACCGCGAGGGGCCTCGGCAGATGAAATAAAAAAGGCCTACAGAAAATTAACAAGGAAGTATCACCCGGATGCAAATCCGGGTGATAAACAGGCCGAGAAAAAATATAAAGAAATAAACGAAGCAAATGAGGTTTTAAGTGATTCAAAAAAACGTGCTCAATATGATCAATTCGGCTACGTAGGAGATATGCCGCCCGGAGGAGCGGGTGGGTTCAGTGGATTCGGAGGGTTTTCCGGAGCAGCAGACTTTGGAGATATTTTTGGAGATCTTTTCGGTAGCGCGTTTGGTGGTGCAAGCAGAAGATCTTCTAATCCCAATGCCCCACGCCGAGGTAGCGATCTCGAATATGCGATGCAAATAACCCTAGAGGACGCATATCGTGGTGCGAGTAAAAAGATTTCTATACCCAAACTGGATACCTGCTTAAACTGTAAGGGAAGCGGCGCTGAACCTGGAAGTAAAGTGAATAAATGTCCTACATGTGCAGGCAAGGGGCAAGTACAGCAGGCTATAAATACTCCTTTTGGACAAATGGTGCAAAACACAGTTTGTCCGGCATGTCATGGCAAAGGAGAAGTAATAGAAACGCCTTGTAAACAGTGTAAAGGTCAAGGCCGTGTGCGCAAACAGCATTCCGTTGACGTAAAAATACCTGCAGGAGTTGATACCGGTATTAGGTTGAGGGTCGCAGGTCAAGGTGAGGCGGGTATTAATGGAGGCCCTTCAGGGGACTTATTTATACTATTAGAGGTTCGTCCTGACAAGAGATTCCAGCGTAGGGGCGACGATTTAAACGTTGCGATAGATATCTCATATCCGCAAGCAGTATTGGGTTGTGAAGTAAAGATTGAGACATTCGATGGAACTGAAACGCTTGACGTCCCGCCTGGAACTCAACCAGGTTCTAAGTTAAGAATAAAAAAACATGGGATGCCAAAGCTTCGTGGCGGAGGTAAGGGTGATCTTAATGTGTTGGTTCGTGTAAACGTTACCAAAAAACCATCTGCTAAAGAGCGCTCTCTTCTGTTAGAATTGGCTGATGAAATGAAAGTTCAGGTAAAAAAATAAGTAAAATATTAAAACCGTAAAATATCATCTTAATTTTAAATGCCCCGTATTTTATACGGGGCATTTTTATATAGACTTTATATCTTTGCGTAAAAATAAAAATAAGAAATAACAGCTTGTTCTAATGGTGTCTATTTACACAAGGAAGAATGAAAGATAGAATAGAGCGCGTTAATTGTTTTGCATAGATATACTAATAAAGTAATTAACTAAATATTTTTTAAAATATTCGGAGGTGGCTTGT of Synergistaceae bacterium contains these proteins:
- the dnaJ gene encoding molecular chaperone DnaJ translates to MAAPEKKDYYEILNVPRGASADEIKKAYRKLTRKYHPDANPGDKQAEKKYKEINEANEVLSDSKKRAQYDQFGYVGDMPPGGAGGFSGFGGFSGAADFGDIFGDLFGSAFGGASRRSSNPNAPRRGSDLEYAMQITLEDAYRGASKKISIPKLDTCLNCKGSGAEPGSKVNKCPTCAGKGQVQQAINTPFGQMVQNTVCPACHGKGEVIETPCKQCKGQGRVRKQHSVDVKIPAGVDTGIRLRVAGQGEAGINGGPSGDLFILLEVRPDKRFQRRGDDLNVAIDISYPQAVLGCEVKIETFDGTETLDVPPGTQPGSKLRIKKHGMPKLRGGGKGDLNVLVRVNVTKKPSAKERSLLLELADEMKVQVKK